One Setaria italica strain Yugu1 chromosome II, Setaria_italica_v2.0, whole genome shotgun sequence DNA segment encodes these proteins:
- the LOC101767129 gene encoding probable trehalose-phosphate phosphatase 10, whose product MGSYANGSTCANDVPPSAEEMKEHAFPLKTMPLHANGWLNDMKISSPTAIRVNIGNPSAFDPIYRAWTKKYPSALNAFEKIAAYGKGKKTVLFLDYDGTLSPIVDEPDNAIMSDQMREVVRNAALHLPTAIISGRSCDKVFDFVKLAELYYAGSHGMDIMGPVGETGSVTGNRSCTNSSMKQDKEVKIFQAASEFIPMNNEVFRLLVEKIRGIDGAKVENNKFCVSVHYRNVNEKDWPLVARCTDDILKAYPRLRLSHGRKVLEVRPVIDWNKGKAVEFLLDSLGLADSGNVLPIYIGDDRTDEDAFKVLREDKRGFGILVSSVPKESHAVYSLVDPSEVMDFLKRLVKWKEEEALE is encoded by the exons ATGGGTTCCTATGCTAATGGTAGCACCTGTGCAAATGATGTTCCTCCATCAGCAGAGGAGATGAAAGAGCATGCTTTTCCTCTAAAAACGATGCCACTACATGCTAATGGCTGGTTGAATGACATGAAGATATCCTCGCCTACTGCTATCCGTGTGAACATCGGTAATCCCAGTGCTTTTGATCCGATCTACCGAGCTTGGACT AAGAAGTATCCTTCAGCACTGAACGCATTTGAAAAAATTGCTGCCTATGGCAAAGGCAAGAAGACAGTGTTGTTCTTGGATTATGATGGAACCCTCTCACCAATCGTCGATGAGCCAGACAATGCCATCATGTCTGATCAG ATGCGCGAGGTGGTGAGGAATGCTGCGTTGCATCTTCCCACTGCGATTATCAGTGGAAGGTCTTGTGATAAG GTGTTTGATTTTGTTAAATTAGCCGAGCTGTACTACGCTGGTAGCCATGGAATGGATATCATGGGTCCAGTGGGGGAAACTGGTTCTGTCACTGGTAATAGAAGCTGCACGAACTCCAGCATGAAACAG GACAAGGAGGTCAAGATCTTCCAGGCTGCTAGTGAATTCATACCAATGAATAATG AGGTTTTTAGATTGCTCGTTGAGAAGATCAGGGGAATCGATGGTGCAAAAGTTGAAAACAACAAGTTCTGCGTGTCAGTACACTACCGCAACGTCAACGAGAAG GATTGGCCACTCGTCGCACGGTGCACAGACGACATCCTGAAAGCCTATCCTCGCCTCCGTCTGAGTCATGGACGGAAG GTTTTAGAAGTTCGTCCGGTGATAGACTGGAACAAGGGGAAGGCTGTGGAGTTCTTGTTGGACTCCCTAGGGCTAGCTGATTCTGGCAATGTGCTCCCCATCTACATCGGAGATGACCGTACTGATGAGGACGCATTTAAG GTTCTACGAGAAGATAAACGGGGTTTCGGAATTTTGGTGTCATCTGTACCCAAGGAATCTCATGCTGTTTATTCTCTTGTGGATCCATCTGAG GTGATGGACTTCCTGAAGAGATTGGTGAaatggaaggaggaagaagcatTAGAATAA
- the LOC101767933 gene encoding asparagine--tRNA ligase, chloroplastic/mitochondrial, producing MAAAAAARLLRLAPRRLQVKTSPLAALSFPLPRTAPLAAASGRRQRFCAAAQASAPAAAAAATGPAGEAVGEFRKRLRVADVKGGEDEGAALVGKELAVRGWVRTCRAQRTVTFVEVNDGSCLSNMQCVLTPDTEGYDQIDSVTTGASVLVEGVVASSQGGKQKVELKVSKITVIGKSDPTSFPIQKKRASREFLRTVAHLRPRTNTFGAVARVRNALAYATHKFFQDNGFVWVSSPIITASDCEGAGEQFYVTTLLSNSAEGGSLLKDIPATKDGRVDWSQDFFCKPAFLTVSGQLNGETYASALSDIYTFGPTFRAENSNTARHLAEFWMIEPELAFADLNDDMACATAYLQYVVKYILENCKEDMDFFNTWVEKGIIERLNDVVEKNFVHLSYTDAVELLLGSKKKFEFPVKWGLDLQSEHERYITEVAFSGRPVIIRDYPKEIKAFYMRQNDDGKTVAAMDLLVPRVGELIGGSQREERLDHLEARLDEQNLNKESYWWYLDLRRYGSVPHAGFGLGFERLVQFATGIDNIRDAIPFPRVPGSAEF from the exons atggcggctgccgcggccgcccggCTCCTCCGTTtggccccgcgccggctccaggTTAAGACCTCCCCGCTTGCCGCGCTCTCGTTCCCGCTCCCGCGTacggcgccgctcgccgccgcctcggggcggcggcagcgcttcTGCGCCGCGGCGCAGGCctctgcccccgccgccgccgccgcggcgaccggGCCGGCGGGCGAGGCCGTGGGAGAGTTCAGGAAGCGTCTGCGGGTGGCGGACGTGAAGGGCGGGGAGGACGAGGGCGCCGCGTTGGTGGGCAAGGAGCTCGCCGTGCGCGGTTGGGTGCGCACCTGCCGCGCCCAGAGGACTGTCACCTTCGTCGAG GTCAATGATGGCTCTTGCCTGTCCAATATGCAATGTGTATTGACTCCTGATACAGAAGGCTATGACCAG ATAGACTCTGTCACTACCGGAGCATCTGTACTAGTTGAGGGAGTTGTTGCAAGCAGCCAAGGCGGTAAGCAAAAAGTGGAGTTGAAGGTTTCAAAGATCACTGTG ATTGGGAAAAGTGACCCCACATCTTTTCCCATACAGAAGAAACGGGCATCAAGAGAATTTCTTAGAACTGTAGCCCATCTCCGTCCTCGGACAAACACTTTTGGTGCA GTGGCAAGAGTGAGAAATGCTCTGGCATATGCAACTCATAAATTCTTCCAAGACAATGGATTTGTTTGGGTATCAAGCCCTATTATTACTGCCTCGGATTGTGAAGGAGCCGGGGAGCAGTTTTATGTGACTACTTTG CTTTCAAACAGCGCTGAAGGTGGTTCCCTACTCAAAGATATTCCTGCTACCAAGGATGGAAGGGTTGATTGGTCACAG GATTTCTTCTGCAAACCAGCATTTCTGACGGTGTCTGGACAGCTTAATGGCGAAACATATGCTTCAGCTCTATCTGAT ATTTACACATTTGGTCCAACATTTAGGGCTGAAAATTCAAACACCGCGAGACATCTGGCTGAGTTTTGG ATGATCGAACCTGAGCTTGCCTTCGCGGATCTAAATGATGACATGGCTTGTGCAACTGCATATCTCCAGTATGTA GTAAAGTATATTCTAGAGAACTGTAAAGAAGATATGGATTTCTTCAATACATGGGTTGAGAAAGGCATAATAGAACGATTAAAT GATGTAGTAGAGAAGAACTTTGTTCACTTGTCATACACTGATGCTGTCGAGCTACTTCTTGGGTCCAAGAAGAAATTTGAGTTCCCG GTGAAATGGGGGTTGGATCTTCAAAGTGAGCATGAGAGATACATCACGGAAGTAGCTTTCAGTGGCCGCCCAGTTATAATTAGAGATTACCCGAAG GAAATCAAGGCTTTCTATATGCGACAGAATGATGATGGGAAGACAGTTGCCGCGATGGATTTGTTGGTTCCTCGG GTTGGTGAACTTATTGGAGGAAGCCAGAGGGAAGAGCGCCTTGATCACCTCGAAGCCCGGTTGGATGAGCAAAACCTGAACAAGGAGAGCTACTGGTGGTATTTGGATCTACGGCGATATGGATCAG TTCCCCATGCTGGTTTTGGTCTTGGATTTGAACGGCTCGTACAGTTTGCAACCGGAATTGACAACATCAGAGACGCCATCCCATTTCCCCGAGTTCCTGGCTCTGCCGAGTTCTAG
- the LOC101767530 gene encoding beta-ureidopropionase, protein MASSNGKPAQGEEGRAAAEGSIGGYESLHRLLEANLSPELFQEASRLLLGLNCARPLEAISLPEATTTLAETHNFDVQAFRFSADKEFLRQPRVVRVGLIQNSIAVPTTYHFADQKKAIMDKIRHIVDAAGASGVNILCLQEAWTMPFAFCTREKRWCEFAEPVDGESTQFLQELAQKYNMVIVSPILERDVNHGETIWNTAVVIGNNGNIIGIHRKNHIPRVGDFNESTYYMEGNTGHPVFETAYGKIGVNICYGRHHPLNWLAFGLNGAEIVFNPSATVGELSEPMWPIEARNAAIANSYFVGSINRVGTEVFPNPFTSGDGKPQHADFGHFYGSSHFSAPDASCTPSLSRYRDGLIISDMDLNLCRQIKDKWAFRMTARYEMYASLLSEYLKPDFKPQVIVDPLINKRA, encoded by the exons ATGGCGAGCAGCAACGGCAAGCCGGcgcagggggaggaggggagggcggcggcggaggggtcgATCGGCGGGTACGAGTCCCTGCACAGGCTCCTGGAGGCCAACCTCTCCCCCGAGCTCTTCCAG GAAGCAAGCCGATTGTTGTTGGGTCTGAATTGTGCACGACCTCTTGAGGCTATCTCACTGCCTGAAGCCACAACCACTCTTGCGGAAACGCACAATTTTGATGTGCAG GCCTTCCGTTTTAGTGCAGACAAAGAGTTTCTGAGGCAACCACGAGTTGTTCGAGTTGGTCTAATTCAAAACTCAATTGCTGTTCCCACTACTTATCATTTTGCTGACCAAAAGAAGGCTATCATGGACAAAATTAGACACATCGTTGATGCTGCTGGTGCTTCTGGTGTCAATATTTTGTGCTTACAG GAAGCCTGGACAATGCCTTTTGCCTTCTGCACTCGTGAGAAAAGATGGTGTGAGTTTGCTGAACCAGTTGATGGAGAATCTACTCAGTTCCTTCAAGAACTTGCACAAAAGTATAACATGGTAATTGTGAGCCCAATCCTTGAAAGGGATGTAAACCATGGGGAGACTATTTGGAATACTGCTGTTGTAATTGGAAATAATGGAAACATAATTGGCATTCATCGGAAG AATCACATCCCAAGAGTTGGTGATTTCAATGAGAGTACATACTACATGGAGGGTAACACTGGGCATCCAGTGTTTGAAACAGCTTATGGTAAAATAGGAGTGAACATTTGTTATGGAAGACATCATCCCCTTAATTGGCTTGCATTTGGCCTCAACGGAGCTGAAATAGTGTTCAACCCATCTGCAACTGTTGGTGAACTCAGCGAACCAATGTGGCCAATTGAG GCAAGGAACGCTGCAATTGCAAACAGCTACTTTGTTGGATCAATTAATCGGGTTGGCACAGAAGTGTTCCCAAATCCATTCACATCTGGTGATGGGAAACCTCAGCATGCAGACTTCGGCCATTTCTATGGATCTAGCCATTTCTCAGCACCTGACGCTTCTTGCACCCCATCACTATCACGCTACCGAGATGGCTTGATCATCTCTGATATGGACCTCAACCTATGCCGCCAGATCAAAGACAAGTGGGCCTTCCGCATGACTGCTCGTTATGAGATGTATGCTTCCTTGCTATCAGAGTACTTGAAACCAGATTTTAAACCTCAAGTCATTGTTGATCCCTTGATTAACAAGAGGGCATAA